The following proteins come from a genomic window of Leptospira barantonii:
- a CDS encoding STAS domain-containing protein: MKEIIINLQGDLDFKLGEALLSKLEELPDSPRKILLDASGLESATLEGASILNRLPERFPQSKFAICSVPNGIEISAQGAHEIPVFSDRDSAKSHLISTESNQTSSFGENSPVLVNCPICFHLLKVQGSGNYGCPACHSKFFVTKDWRISTFERLL; encoded by the coding sequence TTGAAAGAAATTATCATCAACCTCCAAGGAGATCTGGACTTTAAATTGGGAGAGGCGCTTCTTTCCAAGTTGGAGGAACTTCCGGATTCTCCCCGCAAAATTCTTTTGGATGCGAGCGGGCTCGAATCCGCCACGTTAGAAGGCGCTTCGATATTAAACCGACTTCCGGAACGTTTTCCACAATCCAAATTCGCGATTTGTTCCGTGCCGAACGGAATCGAAATCTCCGCGCAGGGCGCTCATGAAATTCCGGTTTTCTCCGATCGGGATTCCGCCAAATCCCACTTAATCTCGACCGAATCGAACCAGACTTCTTCCTTTGGGGAGAATTCTCCGGTGCTCGTCAATTGTCCGATTTGTTTTCATCTTTTAAAAGTGCAAGGTTCCGGGAACTACGGTTGTCCGGCCTGCCATTCCAAGTTTTTCGTAACCAAGGATTGGCGTATCTCCACGTTCGAAAGATTATTATAA
- a CDS encoding CbtB domain-containing protein, with product MRTVSTSSQTSKGLSISLDPILTVSLVFVSLFVIYIVGLEPMPELHASFHDIRHATGFPCH from the coding sequence ATGCGTACCGTTTCCACGTCTTCGCAAACGAGCAAGGGCCTTTCCATATCTTTGGATCCGATCCTTACCGTTTCCTTGGTTTTTGTTTCTTTGTTCGTAATTTACATCGTCGGTTTGGAACCGATGCCTGAACTTCACGCGTCGTTTCACGATATACGACACGCCACCGGTTTTCCCTGTCACTAA
- a CDS encoding polysaccharide biosynthesis protein → MLGQWNRRMWIFPLDLLFMGISFFLAHWIRFESFVFLASPERFFTSLIIVITVRAGVFILSDIYRSIWAYASIHDLVEIIKVTLLSSLISTTALLFYNRFEQLSRMVPVLDTLLLLSFLCIRSFSWRVFRDQYILKKSREEGLPTLILGAGKVGATLLSEIRRHNELKLNPVGFLDDNVQKIGAHIQGVPILAKIEQAEQMIHQFGVKQVIIAITNPDGKLISRLIRSFESTDVKFKILPSLGSLFFDSPKLNQLREVQVEDLLGRPVVDLEIESIRSYLKGKSILVTGAGGSIGSELCRQVAVFEPSRILLLDSSETPLYEIEYELKKKLQGQNVELIPIVADIKNLSRVSSIFEKHSPQVVFHSAAYKHVPMMEVNPTEAVMNNILGTKNIADISRLSGVERFVLISTDKAVNPVNIMGASKRAAELYLQHISRETRTKFITVRFGNVLGSNGSVIPRFREQIANGGPVTVTHPDVIRYFMTIPEATQLVLQAGSMGERGEIFILEMGEPVKILNLAEEMIRLCGLRPHVDIPIQFTGLRPGEKLFEELLLDLEGIKKTHHPKIKIAAPLENQEPTTFVARFNELLNAGRANKDKDIFLAFRALVPEYKIHGDYLNEANAGVTDQQNLKNG, encoded by the coding sequence ATGCTCGGTCAGTGGAATAGAAGAATGTGGATCTTCCCTTTGGATCTACTCTTCATGGGAATTTCTTTCTTTTTGGCGCATTGGATCCGTTTTGAGTCCTTCGTTTTTTTAGCGTCTCCGGAAAGATTTTTCACCTCTTTGATCATCGTAATCACCGTAAGGGCCGGGGTGTTTATTCTTTCCGACATCTATCGATCGATTTGGGCCTATGCGTCGATTCATGATCTCGTGGAAATCATCAAGGTTACCCTTCTTTCTTCCCTGATCTCGACTACCGCACTTTTATTTTACAATCGTTTCGAACAGCTCTCGAGAATGGTTCCCGTGTTGGATACCCTTCTTCTCTTAAGCTTTCTTTGTATCCGCAGTTTTTCCTGGAGAGTATTTCGGGATCAGTACATTCTGAAAAAGTCGAGAGAGGAAGGACTTCCTACCTTGATTCTCGGAGCGGGAAAAGTAGGAGCTACTCTACTTTCGGAAATTCGTAGACACAACGAACTAAAACTGAACCCAGTCGGATTCTTGGATGATAACGTTCAAAAGATCGGCGCACATATCCAAGGGGTTCCGATTCTCGCGAAGATCGAACAAGCAGAACAGATGATCCATCAGTTCGGGGTAAAACAAGTCATCATTGCGATCACGAATCCTGATGGAAAACTGATCAGCCGTTTGATCCGTTCGTTTGAAAGTACGGATGTGAAGTTTAAAATTCTTCCTTCCTTGGGTTCCTTGTTTTTCGATTCTCCAAAGTTGAATCAACTCCGGGAAGTTCAGGTGGAAGACCTTTTGGGTCGTCCGGTTGTGGACTTGGAAATCGAATCGATTCGTTCTTATCTAAAAGGCAAATCCATTCTTGTTACCGGCGCGGGCGGATCGATCGGAAGCGAACTCTGCAGACAAGTCGCTGTGTTCGAACCTTCTCGGATTCTTTTGTTGGATTCTTCCGAAACTCCGTTATACGAAATCGAATACGAACTGAAGAAAAAATTACAAGGTCAGAATGTGGAACTCATTCCGATCGTCGCGGACATCAAAAATCTTTCCAGAGTCAGTTCGATCTTTGAAAAACATTCTCCGCAGGTCGTGTTTCATTCGGCGGCTTACAAACACGTTCCGATGATGGAAGTAAATCCCACCGAAGCGGTGATGAATAACATTCTCGGCACGAAGAACATCGCGGACATTTCCAGGCTTTCCGGCGTCGAACGTTTTGTTTTGATCTCCACGGACAAGGCGGTCAATCCCGTGAACATCATGGGAGCTTCCAAACGTGCGGCCGAATTGTATCTGCAACACATTTCCAGAGAAACCAGAACCAAGTTCATCACGGTTCGATTCGGAAACGTTCTCGGTTCGAACGGTTCCGTAATTCCTCGTTTTCGAGAACAGATTGCAAACGGCGGACCGGTTACCGTTACACATCCCGACGTGATCCGCTACTTCATGACGATTCCCGAAGCGACACAACTCGTGTTGCAGGCCGGAAGTATGGGAGAACGCGGAGAAATTTTTATTCTCGAGATGGGAGAACCCGTCAAGATTCTAAATCTCGCCGAAGAAATGATCCGTCTCTGCGGACTCAGACCTCACGTCGATATTCCGATTCAATTCACCGGACTGAGACCGGGAGAAAAGTTGTTCGAAGAACTTCTTCTCGATTTGGAAGGAATCAAAAAAACGCATCATCCAAAGATCAAAATCGCCGCTCCTCTGGAAAATCAGGAACCGACCACCTTCGTCGCGAGGTTCAACGAACTTCTAAATGCGGGAAGAGCCAACAAGGACAAGGACATCTTTCTTGCGTTTAGGGCTCTGGTTCCGGAATACAAGATTCACGGAGATTATCTCAACGAAGCCAACGCGGGCGTCACCGATCAGCAAAACCTGAAGAATGGATAA
- a CDS encoding DUF3209 family protein: MACHEVAALRLGMMNVIGIKDETTIQHERAEIGDALQSPGPIRSLAEAKDFESLIKFYEASLTDLEEMISKTKKDDPKMAYYRSLLILTKKVELELKNSLLGFQNLFRDLEEMHDFVHEIYPA; encoded by the coding sequence ATGGCATGTCACGAAGTGGCCGCACTTAGACTGGGAATGATGAACGTAATCGGAATCAAGGACGAAACGACGATCCAACACGAACGCGCGGAGATCGGAGACGCGTTACAATCGCCGGGACCGATTCGTTCTTTAGCCGAAGCGAAGGATTTCGAATCCTTGATCAAGTTCTACGAGGCTTCCTTAACCGACCTCGAAGAGATGATTTCCAAAACGAAGAAGGACGATCCGAAGATGGCTTACTATCGTTCTCTTTTGATTCTCACCAAAAAAGTGGAACTCGAACTGAAGAATTCTCTTCTCGGTTTTCAGAATCTTTTTCGAGATTTGGAAGAGATGCACGATTTCGTACACGAAATTTATCCGGCGTAA
- the htpX gene encoding protease HtpX produces MWFKRIGLFLLTNILVVVTISIITSVFGIGPYLDANGINLSSLLVFCFLWGMGGAFVSLLLSKFMAKMMMGVKIIDPRSASGVERELYSRVERLARAANLPIPEVGIYHSPEVNAFATGPSKSSSLVAVSSGLLQVMDNAEVEGVLAHELAHVANGDMVTMTLVQGVVNAFVMFFSRIISYALSTMVKEDLQYTVRLVANIVLSILFSILGSIVVAYFSRTREYRADAGGAKLAGRQNMIAALEKLRRTFDAPEDERGGEALATMKISGHSKWMALFSTHPPLEARIAALKNSGY; encoded by the coding sequence ATGTGGTTTAAACGAATTGGGTTGTTTTTGCTGACCAATATTCTCGTGGTCGTTACGATTTCCATCATCACGAGCGTATTTGGAATCGGTCCTTATCTGGACGCAAACGGAATCAATCTGAGTTCCCTACTCGTGTTCTGTTTCCTTTGGGGAATGGGCGGCGCTTTCGTATCTTTGCTTTTATCCAAGTTCATGGCAAAGATGATGATGGGAGTAAAGATCATCGATCCTAGATCCGCATCCGGAGTCGAAAGAGAATTGTATTCCAGAGTGGAAAGACTCGCAAGAGCCGCAAATCTTCCGATTCCCGAAGTGGGAATCTATCATTCTCCAGAAGTCAACGCGTTTGCAACTGGACCTTCCAAATCGAGTTCTCTTGTCGCGGTTTCCAGCGGCTTGTTGCAAGTAATGGACAACGCGGAAGTGGAAGGAGTTCTCGCGCACGAGTTGGCCCACGTCGCCAACGGAGACATGGTGACGATGACTCTTGTTCAGGGTGTTGTTAACGCTTTTGTAATGTTCTTTTCGAGAATCATCAGTTACGCGCTCAGTACAATGGTGAAGGAAGATCTTCAATACACCGTTCGTCTTGTGGCTAATATCGTTCTCAGTATTCTGTTCAGCATTCTCGGATCGATCGTGGTTGCGTATTTCTCCAGAACCAGAGAATATCGCGCGGACGCGGGCGGCGCAAAACTTGCGGGACGTCAGAATATGATCGCGGCTCTTGAAAAATTGAGACGCACATTCGACGCACCCGAAGACGAAAGAGGCGGAGAAGCTCTTGCGACTATGAAAATTTCAGGTCATAGTAAATGGATGGCCTTGTTTTCGACGCACCCACCTTTGGAAGCGAGAATTGCCGCTCTGAAGAATTCCGGTTACTAA
- a CDS encoding CbiX/SirB N-terminal domain-containing protein, which translates to MKDFGILIVGHGSREVSSGVEFETFVQEYARTRPEFEIRIAYVELAEPDLKTSLRNFAKTHSRILIFPLFLFASGHVKNDIPLILSDLKAEFPNHEFVSALPLNVHENIIKLLNIRAGERIGAESQSKTGVIVVGRGASDVDSNGEFYKAVRFFEEANSFLFVKPSFIGITKPLLPESLEMSAKLRPERILILPYFLFDGKLIQKISHIAEDYSEKYPWIKITTAGHFGPDPILFPILDERISSALSGKERLPCDNCEYRVSIPGLKNKVGGLDSLLWSMRHLETHTQAAPHEFPHRNLKKHIYVCENVDCASKGSISLINKIRSSIKKHGRQTDFRVSRSSCLGRCGEGPTVVVYPDGIWYQRVNESDAEELVAEHLFNDRLVSRLVDNIMQ; encoded by the coding sequence ATGAAGGATTTCGGAATTCTCATCGTAGGACATGGAAGCAGAGAAGTTTCCTCCGGCGTTGAATTTGAAACCTTTGTTCAAGAATACGCGCGGACCAGACCCGAATTCGAAATCAGAATCGCTTACGTGGAACTTGCGGAGCCAGATCTAAAAACATCTCTCCGAAATTTCGCGAAAACACATTCCAGAATTCTAATTTTTCCTTTGTTTTTGTTCGCGTCCGGGCATGTAAAAAACGACATCCCATTGATTCTTTCGGATTTAAAAGCGGAGTTTCCGAATCACGAATTCGTATCGGCTCTGCCTTTGAACGTACATGAGAATATCATAAAACTTTTAAATATTCGAGCGGGCGAAAGAATCGGAGCGGAATCCCAATCCAAAACCGGAGTGATCGTAGTCGGGCGAGGCGCATCGGACGTCGATTCCAACGGGGAATTCTACAAAGCGGTCCGTTTTTTCGAGGAAGCGAATTCTTTCCTTTTCGTAAAACCGAGTTTTATCGGAATCACAAAACCTCTGCTCCCCGAAAGTCTGGAAATGTCCGCAAAACTCAGACCGGAACGGATCTTGATTCTTCCTTATTTCCTATTTGATGGAAAGCTAATACAAAAGATTTCTCATATAGCCGAGGACTATTCCGAAAAATATCCTTGGATTAAAATTACCACCGCGGGACATTTCGGACCCGATCCGATTTTGTTTCCGATTTTGGACGAAAGAATTTCTTCCGCATTGTCCGGCAAAGAAAGACTTCCTTGCGACAACTGCGAGTATCGAGTTTCCATTCCCGGACTCAAAAACAAAGTGGGCGGACTCGATTCTCTTCTTTGGAGTATGAGACATTTGGAAACTCATACACAAGCGGCTCCCCACGAATTCCCTCATAGAAATCTAAAAAAACATATCTACGTATGCGAAAACGTGGACTGCGCGAGCAAGGGAAGCATTTCGCTTATCAATAAGATCCGATCTTCGATCAAAAAACACGGAAGACAAACAGACTTCCGAGTTTCCAGAAGTTCCTGTTTGGGAAGATGCGGAGAGGGGCCGACCGTCGTGGTATACCCGGACGGAATCTGGTATCAAAGAGTCAACGAAAGCGACGCGGAAGAACTCGTCGCCGAACACCTGTTTAACGATCGTCTTGTTTCAAGACTGGTCGATAACATCATGCAATAA
- a CDS encoding permease, with the protein MSQNKFKWFVLGDLDGFFGLMIDNLIQILVLSFLLTTLCGVPGDFVYKVILPGTAISLLLGNLFYSWQAHRLAEKENRNDVTALPYGINTVSLFAFVFFIILPVYKKTGDYKIAWQVGLVASFLSGLIEMGGSFIAEKIRKVTPRAALLSSLAGIAITFISMDFLVRTFQNPLIAFLPFGVILLQYFARVVFPFRLPGGLVSVVLGTILAWSQGVWGNPMMDGALLKGSTSQIGFYLPVLSIGDLFSAFQFADIREYLAVLIPMGIFNVIGSLQNIESAEASGDSFNTRDSLMANGIGTVVGSFFGSPFPTTIYIGHPGWKALGARAGYSTLNGVFMTIVALFGLLAFIQALIPVEAGMAIVLWIGIVIGSQAFEATPSRHAPAVVVGILPALAGWGILLVQSTFNYADRSIAGVLENAGVKETAHLWLSDVPLGLPFLPYPLGGLLSLSQGFLISSMIWASIAVFAIDRDFKKALITCLIAAVLAGTGFIHGFSLRGNDILNQFEVGLNSFVVAYVLLGILFLLASFFRKEPRKV; encoded by the coding sequence ATGAGCCAAAATAAATTCAAATGGTTTGTACTTGGGGATTTGGACGGATTTTTCGGTCTGATGATCGACAATCTGATTCAGATTCTTGTTCTTTCTTTTTTGCTGACCACACTTTGTGGTGTTCCGGGTGACTTCGTTTATAAAGTCATTCTTCCGGGTACGGCAATTTCTCTTCTACTCGGGAACCTGTTTTATTCCTGGCAGGCGCATCGTCTTGCCGAAAAGGAAAATCGAAACGACGTCACCGCTCTTCCTTACGGGATCAATACGGTTTCGTTGTTCGCGTTCGTTTTCTTTATTATACTTCCCGTATATAAGAAAACCGGCGATTACAAAATCGCTTGGCAGGTAGGACTTGTCGCAAGTTTTCTTTCCGGTTTGATCGAGATGGGCGGTTCCTTTATCGCGGAAAAAATCCGTAAGGTGACTCCTCGTGCGGCTCTTCTTTCCTCTCTTGCGGGGATCGCGATTACGTTTATCTCGATGGACTTTTTAGTTCGTACGTTTCAGAATCCTTTGATCGCATTCTTGCCGTTCGGCGTGATTCTTCTTCAGTATTTTGCTCGGGTCGTGTTTCCGTTCCGTTTGCCGGGCGGACTTGTTTCCGTAGTGTTGGGAACCATTCTCGCTTGGTCGCAAGGAGTTTGGGGAAATCCTATGATGGACGGAGCCTTACTCAAAGGTTCCACGAGTCAGATCGGTTTTTATCTTCCCGTACTTTCAATCGGGGATTTATTTTCCGCGTTTCAATTTGCGGACATCCGCGAATATCTCGCGGTTTTGATTCCTATGGGAATTTTCAACGTGATCGGATCTTTGCAGAACATAGAATCCGCCGAGGCTTCCGGAGATTCGTTTAACACAAGAGATTCTCTTATGGCGAACGGGATCGGAACCGTTGTCGGTTCTTTTTTTGGTTCTCCGTTTCCTACTACGATTTACATAGGTCATCCGGGTTGGAAGGCTCTGGGTGCGAGAGCGGGTTATTCCACTTTGAATGGCGTCTTTATGACGATCGTCGCGCTCTTCGGTCTTCTTGCATTCATTCAGGCGTTGATCCCCGTGGAAGCGGGAATGGCGATCGTTCTTTGGATCGGAATCGTAATCGGTTCTCAAGCGTTTGAAGCGACTCCTTCCAGACACGCACCCGCCGTTGTTGTCGGAATTCTACCCGCGCTTGCAGGTTGGGGAATTTTACTCGTTCAATCCACGTTCAACTACGCGGATCGTTCGATCGCGGGAGTTCTGGAGAATGCGGGTGTAAAAGAAACCGCACACCTCTGGTTGTCCGACGTTCCTCTGGGTCTTCCATTCTTACCGTATCCTCTCGGAGGATTGTTGAGTTTGTCGCAAGGGTTTTTGATCTCGTCCATGATCTGGGCTTCGATCGCGGTGTTCGCAATCGATCGTGATTTTAAAAAGGCTTTGATCACTTGTTTGATCGCGGCGGTTCTCGCGGGCACCGGATTTATTCACGGATTTTCTTTGAGAGGAAACGATATTCTCAATCAGTTCGAAGTCGGTTTAAATTCTTTCGTAGTGGCCTATGTATTGCTTGGAATTTTATTCCTGCTCGCTTCGTTTTTTAGAAAGGAACCGAGAAAAGTTTAA
- a CDS encoding CbtA family protein, whose amino-acid sequence MRENLFKRLVLGSKAGLIAGVAYGILLQFLVTPMILKAEVFETNANVSSASANTTTSAKTHSHSHVDGKKHHHHSAVVSNEGSDSSQNIQDENFETLKRNVWTWIGCLLLGLAFGVLSAIGYSSLEFTNILTFEWIESVWKPSLLISGIGFIVFYAIPSLGLPLQLPGVAGSEEDFELRQAWWLQSIFLSSAALTFWFWIRNRFFKGRISSAIAFVFLLGILFAFLFWIPGVPKHSTTTSVPNDLLVEFRIKSAIANFFLWSTIGFLISNSIAKNREVPFPLETRKV is encoded by the coding sequence ATGAGGGAGAATCTTTTCAAGCGACTCGTTTTAGGTTCTAAGGCGGGTTTGATCGCAGGTGTCGCTTATGGAATCCTACTTCAATTCCTTGTGACTCCGATGATCTTAAAGGCGGAGGTTTTCGAAACAAACGCGAACGTTTCTTCCGCGTCCGCGAACACGACAACTTCAGCCAAAACACATTCGCATTCCCATGTAGATGGAAAAAAACACCATCACCATTCTGCCGTTGTTTCCAACGAAGGTTCCGATTCAAGTCAGAACATCCAAGACGAAAATTTCGAAACTCTAAAACGAAACGTTTGGACCTGGATCGGCTGTCTTCTTTTAGGTCTTGCATTCGGCGTTCTGAGCGCGATCGGATATAGCTCGTTAGAGTTTACGAATATTCTAACTTTCGAATGGATTGAATCCGTTTGGAAACCGTCGCTTTTGATTTCGGGAATCGGGTTTATCGTATTTTATGCGATTCCTTCTTTGGGTCTTCCGCTCCAACTTCCGGGAGTGGCGGGTTCCGAAGAGGATTTCGAACTCCGACAAGCCTGGTGGTTACAATCCATCTTCTTGTCTTCTGCGGCTTTGACGTTTTGGTTTTGGATTCGAAACCGTTTTTTTAAGGGAAGAATTTCGAGCGCGATCGCATTCGTTTTTCTTCTCGGAATTCTTTTCGCATTCTTATTTTGGATTCCGGGTGTTCCGAAACATTCCACAACCACTTCGGTGCCGAACGATCTGCTCGTTGAATTTAGAATCAAAAGTGCGATCGCAAATTTTTTTCTTTGGTCTACGATCGGTTTTTTGATTTCGAATTCGATTGCAAAAAATCGAGAAGTTCCGTTTCCCCTGGAAACACGGAAGGTTTAG
- a CDS encoding ClpXP protease specificity-enhancing factor SspB — MDKQNLKEEILALRKFKRSLFDLYWDRFGTFYLHALPHPQLVIGKRGLVGDEKESGIVLVFSPKGGVRNLDAGEEWIYAELQFGYTWEEIFIPWDCILRYFDKTQQTLTNMKVFTTEPEILKKDSPSAEKTVSTEKKEGDTKDDKSNVIQVDFGSKSKQ, encoded by the coding sequence ATGGATAAACAAAATCTGAAAGAGGAAATCCTGGCCCTCAGAAAGTTCAAACGTTCTTTGTTCGATCTTTACTGGGACCGGTTCGGAACCTTCTATTTACACGCACTTCCCCATCCTCAACTGGTCATCGGCAAACGCGGGTTAGTCGGCGACGAAAAAGAATCCGGAATCGTTCTCGTATTCAGCCCCAAAGGCGGTGTTCGCAATTTGGACGCCGGGGAAGAATGGATCTACGCGGAACTGCAGTTCGGTTACACCTGGGAGGAGATCTTTATTCCCTGGGATTGTATATTACGTTATTTTGATAAAACACAACAAACATTGACGAACATGAAGGTTTTTACTACGGAGCCGGAGATCTTAAAAAAGGATTCTCCTTCCGCTGAGAAGACGGTTTCAACAGAGAAAAAAGAGGGTGATACGAAGGACGATAAGTCCAACGTAATTCAAGTGGATTTTGGGAGTAAATCGAAACAATGA
- a CDS encoding adenine phosphoribosyltransferase: MSIVKSKIRTIPDYPKPGILFRDITSLLLDPEGLALTIGTFVNRYQGKGITKVAGIEARGFLTGAPLAFQLGVGFIPIRKKGKLPSETVSEEYDLEYGKDVIEIHKDAVQPGDRILVMDDLIATGGTMIAAVKLLRKLGAEVYEAGVIIDLPDLGGGKKLQEELKVPIFAICEFEGH, translated from the coding sequence ATGTCTATTGTTAAATCCAAAATCAGAACCATTCCCGATTACCCGAAACCGGGAATTTTGTTTCGCGATATTACTTCACTCTTACTCGATCCCGAAGGACTTGCTCTTACGATCGGAACCTTCGTAAACCGCTACCAAGGTAAGGGAATCACAAAGGTTGCCGGAATCGAAGCCAGAGGTTTTCTTACCGGAGCTCCGCTCGCTTTCCAACTCGGCGTGGGTTTTATTCCCATCCGTAAAAAAGGAAAACTTCCTTCCGAAACCGTGTCGGAAGAATATGATTTGGAATACGGAAAAGACGTGATCGAAATTCACAAAGACGCGGTCCAACCGGGAGATAGAATTCTCGTGATGGACGATTTGATCGCGACCGGCGGAACGATGATCGCCGCGGTGAAACTGCTGAGAAAACTCGGAGCCGAAGTCTACGAAGCCGGAGTTATCATCGATCTTCCGGATCTGGGCGGCGGTAAAAAACTTCAGGAAGAATTGAAGGTTCCGATTTTCGCTATCTGCGAGTTTGAAGGACATTAG